A genome region from Streptomyces pratensis includes the following:
- a CDS encoding rhomboid family intramembrane serine protease — translation MTGTRTGATARAVTAGAVMLAWAALLWILEGIDVVTGHSLDTYGVSPREPGELADIVPSAFLHSGWEHVASNTVPLLVLGFIAALGGIRRFAAVVLVVIVTAGLGVWLTAPPNTVTLGASGVVFGLFGYLLVRGFVDRRPLDIVVGVIIAAVYGSLLWGVLPTDSGISWQGHLFGLIGGVAAAFVFRRPRLPREPEGYVTV, via the coding sequence ATGACGGGCACACGCACCGGTGCCACCGCGCGGGCCGTCACGGCCGGCGCGGTCATGCTGGCCTGGGCAGCGCTGCTGTGGATCCTGGAAGGCATAGACGTGGTGACGGGCCACTCCCTCGACACCTACGGCGTCAGCCCTCGCGAGCCCGGCGAGCTCGCCGACATCGTGCCGTCCGCGTTTCTGCACAGCGGCTGGGAGCATGTGGCGTCCAACACCGTCCCGCTGCTCGTCCTCGGCTTCATCGCCGCGCTCGGCGGGATACGCAGGTTCGCCGCCGTGGTCCTCGTGGTGATCGTGACGGCCGGCCTCGGCGTCTGGCTCACCGCGCCGCCGAACACGGTGACGCTCGGCGCGTCCGGTGTGGTCTTCGGCCTCTTCGGCTACCTGCTGGTGCGCGGATTCGTGGACCGGCGCCCGCTGGACATCGTCGTCGGTGTGATCATCGCCGCGGTCTACGGCTCCCTGCTCTGGGGCGTGCTGCCGACCGACTCCGGCATCAGCTGGCAGGGCCACCTCTTCGGCCTCATAGGCGGGGTGGCGGCGGCGTTCGTCTTCCGCCGCCCCCGCCTCCCGCGGGAGCCCGAGGGCTACGTCACGGTCTGA
- the mqnP gene encoding menaquinone biosynthesis prenyltransferase MqnP produces the protein MSASAAAVPQPRSKPRAFLRLVMIEHSVFALPFAYIASLTAMFQLDGTFHWGTLLLVTIAMVGLRTFAMAANRIIDREIDARNPRTEGRELVTGAVTVKSAWTGAIVALALFLGAAALLNPLCLILAPVAVVPMVVYPYGKRFTNFPHAILGLAQAIGPIGAWLAVTGSWSWDAVILGLAVGIWIGGFDLIFACQDVQADRAHGVLSFPARFGIPAALWGARVCHVVTTGLLVWFGLATDAEIFYWIGMVIVAVAFVYEHRVVRPHDLSRLNRAFFSVNGFIGIALFACALLDLLVRGLTP, from the coding sequence GTGAGTGCCTCCGCCGCTGCGGTGCCGCAGCCTCGCAGCAAGCCCCGGGCGTTCCTGCGGCTGGTGATGATCGAGCACTCGGTCTTCGCGCTCCCCTTCGCGTACATCGCCTCGCTGACCGCGATGTTCCAGCTCGACGGAACGTTCCACTGGGGCACGCTGCTGCTGGTGACCATCGCGATGGTCGGGCTGCGGACCTTCGCGATGGCCGCCAACCGGATCATCGACCGCGAGATCGACGCCCGTAACCCGCGCACGGAGGGCCGGGAGCTCGTGACGGGCGCGGTCACCGTGAAGTCCGCGTGGACCGGCGCGATCGTGGCCCTCGCCCTCTTCCTGGGTGCCGCAGCCCTGCTGAACCCCCTCTGCCTGATACTGGCGCCGGTCGCCGTCGTGCCGATGGTCGTCTACCCGTACGGCAAGCGGTTCACGAACTTCCCGCATGCGATCCTGGGCCTCGCCCAGGCCATCGGGCCGATCGGCGCCTGGCTGGCGGTGACCGGGAGCTGGTCCTGGGACGCGGTCATCCTGGGCCTGGCCGTCGGCATCTGGATCGGCGGTTTCGACCTGATCTTCGCCTGCCAGGACGTGCAGGCCGACCGGGCCCACGGAGTGCTCTCCTTCCCCGCACGCTTCGGCATCCCCGCCGCGCTCTGGGGCGCGCGGGTCTGTCACGTGGTGACGACCGGGCTGCTGGTGTGGTTCGGACTGGCGACGGACGCGGAGATCTTCTACTGGATCGGCATGGTGATCGTCGCCGTGGCCTTCGTGTACGAGCACCGGGTCGTGCGGCCGCACGACCTGTCCCGGCTGAACCGGGCCTTCTTCTCGGTCAACGGCTTCATCGGCATAGCGCTCTTCGCCTGTGCTCTGCTCGATCTGCTGGTGCGGGGCCTCACGCCCTGA
- a CDS encoding menaquinone biosynthesis decarboxylase encodes MAYDDLRSLLRALEREGDLKRIKAEVDPYLEVGEIVDRVNKAGGPALLFENVKGASMPLAMNVFGTDRRLLKALGLKSYAEISDKIGGLLKPELPQGFVGIREAFGKLGSVTHLPPKKVKSDSAPVQEVVLTGDDVDLDQLPALFTWPGDGGSFFNLGLTHTKDPETGIRNLGLYRLQRHDKRTIGMHWQIHKDSRNHYQVAARRGEKLPVAIAFGAPPAVTYASTAPLPGDIDEYLFAGFVQGKRIEMVDCKTVPLQVPAQAEVVIEGWLEPGEMLPEGPFGDHTGFYTPQEPFPALKIDCVTMRKRPLLQSIVVGRPPTEDGPLGRATERFFLPLLKIIIPDIVDYHLPEAGGFHNCAIVSIDKKYPKHAQKVMSAIWGAHMMSLTKLIVVVDADCDVHDLHEVAWRALGNTDYARDLLLTEGPVDHLDHASYQQFWGGKAGIDATRKLPEEGYTRDGGWPEMVESDPDTASKVDRRWKEYGL; translated from the coding sequence ATGGCTTACGACGATCTTCGCTCCCTGCTCCGAGCTCTGGAGCGCGAGGGCGATCTCAAGCGCATCAAGGCCGAGGTCGACCCGTATCTGGAGGTCGGCGAGATCGTCGACCGGGTGAACAAGGCGGGCGGCCCCGCGCTGCTCTTCGAGAACGTCAAGGGGGCGTCCATGCCCCTGGCCATGAACGTCTTCGGGACGGACAGGCGGCTTCTCAAGGCACTCGGACTGAAGTCCTACGCCGAGATCAGCGACAAGATCGGCGGCCTCCTCAAGCCCGAACTGCCACAGGGATTCGTCGGGATCCGCGAGGCGTTCGGCAAGCTCGGCTCGGTGACCCACCTGCCACCGAAGAAGGTCAAGTCCGACAGCGCCCCCGTCCAGGAAGTCGTCCTGACCGGCGACGACGTGGACCTCGACCAGCTGCCCGCACTCTTCACCTGGCCCGGGGACGGCGGCTCCTTCTTCAACCTGGGCCTCACGCACACCAAGGACCCGGAGACGGGGATCCGCAACCTCGGGCTCTACCGGCTCCAGCGCCACGACAAGCGCACCATCGGGATGCACTGGCAGATCCACAAGGACAGCCGCAACCACTACCAGGTCGCGGCCAGGCGCGGGGAGAAGCTGCCCGTCGCCATCGCCTTCGGGGCGCCGCCCGCGGTCACCTACGCCTCCACGGCACCACTGCCCGGTGACATCGACGAGTACCTCTTCGCCGGCTTCGTACAGGGCAAGCGGATCGAGATGGTCGACTGCAAGACCGTTCCGCTCCAGGTCCCGGCGCAGGCGGAGGTCGTCATCGAGGGGTGGCTGGAGCCGGGCGAGATGCTGCCCGAGGGCCCCTTCGGCGACCACACCGGCTTCTACACCCCGCAGGAACCGTTCCCCGCTCTGAAGATCGACTGCGTGACGATGCGGAAGCGTCCGCTGCTGCAGTCGATCGTCGTGGGGCGGCCGCCCACCGAGGACGGCCCGCTGGGGCGTGCCACCGAGCGGTTCTTCCTGCCACTGCTCAAGATCATCATCCCGGACATCGTGGACTACCACCTGCCGGAGGCGGGCGGCTTCCACAACTGTGCGATCGTGTCGATCGACAAGAAGTACCCCAAGCACGCCCAGAAGGTGATGAGCGCCATCTGGGGGGCGCACATGATGTCGCTGACCAAGCTGATCGTCGTCGTGGACGCCGACTGCGACGTCCACGACCTCCACGAGGTGGCCTGGCGGGCGCTCGGCAACACCGACTACGCCCGTGACCTGCTGCTCACCGAGGGCCCGGTCGACCATCTCGACCATGCCTCCTACCAGCAGTTCTGGGGCGGCAAGGCCGGGATCGACGCGACGCGGAAGCTGCCCGAGGAGGGGTACACCCGGGACGGCGGCTGGCCGGAGATGGTCGAGTCCGATCCGGACACGGCGTCGAAGGTCGACCGCCGGTGGAAGGAGTACGGCCTGTGA
- a CDS encoding PLD nuclease N-terminal domain-containing protein: MLRALIILLPLALTIYAFIDCLNTPEDEAKHLPKVAWVFIILLFWVVGPVVWLAAGKARRAHSGGRTPSEWRRGQRTTWVAPDDNPDFLKSLKEENVKDESLQDREAELRRREEETKRRESGAGPDDSAPPAAS, translated from the coding sequence ATGCTCAGGGCCCTGATCATTCTTCTGCCGCTGGCACTGACGATCTACGCGTTCATCGACTGCCTGAACACCCCGGAGGACGAGGCGAAGCACCTGCCGAAGGTTGCCTGGGTCTTCATCATCCTGCTGTTCTGGGTCGTCGGGCCGGTCGTCTGGCTGGCCGCGGGCAAAGCCCGCCGCGCACACTCCGGGGGCCGTACGCCCTCGGAGTGGCGCCGCGGGCAACGCACCACATGGGTGGCGCCCGACGACAACCCGGACTTCCTGAAGTCGCTGAAGGAAGAGAACGTGAAGGACGAGTCGCTCCAGGACCGCGAGGCGGAGCTGCGCCGCCGCGAGGAGGAGACGAAGCGCCGGGAGAGCGGCGCCGGACCTGACGACTCGGCTCCGCCGGCCGCCTCCTGA
- a CDS encoding MarR family winged helix-turn-helix transcriptional regulator encodes MTTEPAPRAVPTPDELLEPLAVVVRGHHDDLTAVAGRHGLSPSQARALIALNQPMPMSALASHLVCDASNATGLIGRMEARGLVTRTPAPGDRRSKVASRTAEGAELAQRIRAEMRVVHGALEALTPEERTALLPLLERLGRLLS; translated from the coding sequence ATGACGACGGAACCGGCACCCCGCGCCGTCCCTACTCCGGACGAACTGCTGGAACCCCTCGCCGTCGTCGTCCGAGGCCACCACGACGACCTCACCGCCGTCGCGGGCCGCCACGGGCTCAGCCCCTCGCAGGCCCGGGCGCTGATCGCCCTCAACCAGCCCATGCCCATGAGCGCGCTGGCCAGTCATCTGGTGTGCGACGCGTCCAACGCCACCGGGCTCATCGGCCGCATGGAAGCCCGCGGGCTTGTGACGCGCACCCCCGCGCCCGGCGACCGCCGCTCCAAGGTGGCATCCCGCACAGCGGAAGGCGCCGAGCTGGCGCAACGCATCAGGGCCGAGATGCGCGTGGTGCACGGCGCCCTGGAGGCACTCACCCCCGAGGAGCGCACGGCCCTGCTGCCCCTGCTCGAACGGCTGGGGCGGCTGCTCTCATGA
- a CDS encoding type 1 glutamine amidotransferase domain-containing protein: MPSVLFVITGADHWTLNDGTTHPTGFWAEELAAPHRVFTQAGFDITIATPGGVAPTVDTASLAAEANGGQEQADAVASYLASIDETIRIPARLEDIVPTSYDIVFYPGGHGPMEDLAVSAVSGRLLTSALDSGTHVAVLCHAPAALLPARREDGSWPFAGYRMTGFSNTEETQAGFAAKAPWLLENRLVELGADYAAAEPWAVHTVHDRNLHTGQNPASSEQLAREIVAAL, from the coding sequence ATGCCCTCCGTACTCTTCGTCATCACCGGTGCCGACCACTGGACCCTCAACGACGGCACCACCCACCCCACCGGCTTCTGGGCCGAGGAACTCGCCGCACCGCACCGTGTCTTCACCCAGGCGGGCTTCGACATCACGATCGCCACCCCCGGCGGCGTCGCCCCCACCGTGGACACCGCCAGCCTCGCCGCGGAGGCCAACGGGGGCCAGGAGCAGGCCGACGCGGTCGCCTCCTACCTCGCCTCGATCGACGAGACGATCCGCATTCCCGCCCGGCTCGAGGACATCGTGCCCACGTCGTACGACATCGTCTTCTACCCCGGTGGCCACGGCCCCATGGAGGACCTGGCCGTCAGCGCGGTGTCCGGCCGGCTGCTCACCTCGGCCCTGGACTCCGGCACCCATGTCGCCGTGCTGTGCCACGCGCCCGCCGCGCTGCTGCCCGCCCGCCGCGAGGACGGCAGCTGGCCGTTCGCCGGCTATCGCATGACCGGCTTCAGCAACACCGAGGAGACCCAGGCGGGCTTCGCGGCCAAGGCGCCCTGGCTGCTGGAGAACCGTCTCGTCGAGCTGGGTGCCGACTACGCCGCCGCCGAGCCGTGGGCGGTGCACACCGTGCACGACCGCAATCTGCACACAGGCCAGAACCCGGCCTCCTCCGAGCAGCTGGCCCGCGAGATCGTGGCGGCCCTGTGA
- a CDS encoding aldehyde dehydrogenase family protein yields the protein MSAAGTVREAPADVVARLRKTFRTGRTRDLGWRTAQLTRLRALLTERGDELAEALRADLGKSRKEAYRTEIDFTVREIDHTLERLEAWLEPESAPVPAVLEGATAHTVQDPLGVVLVIAPWNYPVQLLLAPVVGTLAAGNAVVAKPSELAPATSAAVARLLPRYLDTDAVAVVEGAVPETTALLAERFDHIFYTGNGTVGRIVMAAAAKHLTPVTLELGGKSPTFVDRGTDLKTVAARLASGKFLNAGQTCVAPDYVLTDPETAPALADALAAAVEGLFGQDASTSPEYGRIVNERHFDRLVGLLESGRTVTGGAHDRDEKYIAPTVLADVDPDSPVMREEIFGPVLPIITVDGLDEAIGFINDRDKPLALYAFTHDPAVRERLLAETSSGGVGIGLPLAHLTVSDLPFGGVGESGMGNYHGRYSLETFSHRKAVLDTPLG from the coding sequence GTGAGCGCCGCCGGGACCGTGCGGGAAGCCCCGGCCGACGTCGTCGCCCGGCTCCGCAAGACCTTCCGTACCGGCCGCACCAGGGACCTCGGCTGGCGCACCGCCCAGCTGACGCGGCTGCGCGCCCTGCTCACCGAGCGCGGCGACGAGCTGGCCGAGGCGCTCCGTGCCGACCTCGGCAAGAGCCGCAAGGAGGCCTACCGGACCGAGATCGACTTCACGGTCCGCGAGATCGACCACACCCTGGAGCGTCTGGAGGCGTGGCTGGAGCCCGAGTCCGCCCCCGTGCCGGCGGTCCTCGAAGGCGCCACCGCCCACACCGTTCAGGACCCGCTCGGGGTCGTCCTCGTCATCGCTCCGTGGAACTACCCGGTGCAGCTGCTGCTGGCGCCCGTCGTGGGGACGCTGGCCGCGGGCAACGCGGTCGTCGCCAAGCCCAGCGAGCTGGCGCCCGCGACGTCCGCCGCCGTCGCCCGGCTGCTGCCGCGGTATCTGGACACGGACGCGGTCGCCGTGGTGGAGGGCGCCGTGCCGGAGACCACCGCGCTGCTCGCCGAGCGCTTCGACCACATCTTCTACACCGGCAACGGCACGGTCGGCCGGATCGTGATGGCCGCCGCGGCGAAGCACCTCACCCCGGTGACGCTCGAACTGGGCGGCAAGTCGCCCACGTTCGTGGACCGGGGCACGGACCTGAAGACGGTGGCCGCCCGGCTGGCCTCCGGGAAGTTCCTCAACGCCGGCCAGACGTGCGTCGCGCCCGACTACGTCCTGACCGACCCGGAGACCGCGCCGGCTCTGGCGGACGCCCTCGCGGCGGCGGTCGAGGGGCTGTTCGGGCAGGACGCCTCCACCAGCCCCGAGTACGGCAGGATCGTGAACGAGCGCCACTTCGACCGGCTGGTGGGCCTCCTGGAGTCCGGCCGTACGGTCACCGGCGGCGCCCATGACCGGGACGAGAAGTACATCGCTCCGACGGTACTCGCCGATGTCGACCCGGACTCCCCCGTGATGCGGGAGGAGATCTTCGGCCCGGTCCTGCCGATCATCACCGTGGACGGGCTCGACGAGGCCATCGGCTTCATCAACGACCGTGACAAGCCACTGGCCCTGTACGCCTTCACCCACGACCCCGCCGTACGGGAGCGGCTGCTGGCCGAGACCTCCTCGGGCGGGGTCGGCATCGGCCTGCCGCTGGCCCACCTGACCGTGTCGGATCTGCCGTTCGGCGGGGTCGGCGAGAGCGGCATGGGCAACTACCACGGCCGGTACTCCCTGGAGACGTTCAGTCACCGCAAGGCGGTCCTGGACACCCCGCTCGGCTGA
- the ccsB gene encoding c-type cytochrome biogenesis protein CcsB: protein MNLAAATNENLANISNTLIYSAMAVYTLAFFAHIAEWVLGSRSKVGRTAAALKKDSATSGSTVKVQVAQQGGTAVLERPKVVTRSAAGTRDVPDGPGAAGGTLKGDLWGRIAVSLTVVAFAVQAGGVVARALSVQRAPWGNMYEFSITFSTVAVGAYLVLLALRKNVRWIGLMLVTTVLLDLGIATTTLYTDSDQLVPALHSYWLWIHVSTAIICGAVFYLGAVGTLLYLFRDSYENKLADGGTPGKFATSVLERLPAAKTLDTFSYRINAAVFPLWTFTIIAGAIWAGDAWGRYWGWDPKEVWSFITWVAYACYLHARATAGWKGRKAAYLALIAFGCWLFNYYGVNIFVTGKHSYAGV, encoded by the coding sequence GTGAATCTCGCCGCCGCAACCAACGAGAACCTCGCGAATATCAGCAACACGCTGATCTATTCCGCGATGGCCGTCTACACCCTGGCCTTCTTCGCGCACATCGCGGAGTGGGTGCTCGGCAGCCGCAGCAAGGTCGGCCGCACGGCCGCCGCGCTCAAGAAGGACTCGGCCACCAGCGGTTCCACGGTGAAGGTGCAGGTCGCACAGCAGGGCGGCACCGCCGTGCTGGAGCGCCCCAAGGTCGTCACGCGTTCCGCGGCAGGCACCCGTGACGTCCCGGACGGCCCCGGCGCCGCTGGCGGCACCCTCAAGGGTGACCTGTGGGGGCGGATCGCGGTCTCCCTGACCGTCGTCGCCTTCGCCGTCCAAGCGGGCGGAGTCGTCGCGCGCGCCCTGTCGGTGCAGCGTGCCCCCTGGGGCAACATGTACGAGTTCTCGATCACCTTCTCCACCGTGGCGGTCGGCGCCTACCTGGTCCTTCTGGCGCTGCGGAAGAACGTCCGCTGGATCGGCCTGATGCTGGTCACCACGGTCCTGCTGGACCTCGGCATCGCGACCACCACGCTCTACACCGACAGCGACCAGCTGGTCCCGGCGCTGCACTCCTACTGGCTGTGGATCCACGTCTCCACCGCCATCATCTGCGGCGCCGTCTTCTACCTCGGTGCCGTCGGCACCCTGCTCTACCTGTTCCGCGACAGCTACGAGAACAAGCTGGCCGACGGCGGCACACCCGGGAAGTTCGCGACCTCCGTCCTGGAGCGGCTGCCTGCCGCCAAGACCCTGGACACCTTCTCCTACCGCATCAACGCCGCCGTCTTCCCGCTGTGGACGTTCACGATCATCGCGGGCGCGATCTGGGCGGGCGACGCCTGGGGCCGCTACTGGGGCTGGGACCCCAAGGAGGTCTGGTCCTTCATCACCTGGGTCGCGTACGCCTGTTACCTGCACGCCCGCGCCACGGCGGGCTGGAAGGGCCGCAAGGCCGCCTACCTGGCGCTGATCGCCTTCGGCTGCTGGCTCTTCAACTACTACGGCGTGAACATCTTCGTGACCGGCAAGCACTCCTACGCGGGAGTCTGA
- the resB gene encoding cytochrome c biogenesis protein ResB — protein sequence MSNTNTTDERDLGQAGEQLSTAPREESVTSVPAMGVIGWARWFWRQLTSMRVALILLFLLSLGAIPGSLIPQNSVDELKVQTFKEAHTTVTPVYEKLQLFDVYSSVWFSAIYILLFVSLIGCIVPRTGQFISQLRSRPPGAPKKLTRLPAYTTWRTDAEPELVREAALGVLRKRRFRSHVVGDAVSAEKGYLRETGNLLFHIALIVMLVAFAGGQLFKSEGGKLIVEGDGFANTITQYDDFKSGSLFDKDDLAPFSFDLHEFVGTYERNGPQRGTPRTYEARVTYAEGADGEPKKKVIEVNKPLDVDGTKVYLNAHGYAPVISVKDGRGKEVYRNAVPLLPIDNNVTSTGAIKVMDGYKDKDGRKSQLGFQAFFVPTFAGDGQGTMFSQYPGLDYPVLALNGYHGSLGVDSGLPQNVYQLDTSKMKEFKDSNGDQLKKRLRPGETMKLPDGAGSITFESVEEWASFQITRQPASGWALTGAVAAIAGLAGSLFIQRRRVWVRTVRGTDGVTVVEMAGLGRSESAKLPEELADLAVAVHTVAPTAPEPDPDPAPETETEPGQPAEEPSEGAEK from the coding sequence ATGAGCAACACGAACACCACGGACGAGCGCGACCTCGGTCAGGCCGGGGAGCAGCTCTCCACCGCCCCGCGCGAGGAGTCCGTCACCTCCGTGCCCGCCATGGGCGTCATCGGGTGGGCCCGCTGGTTCTGGCGGCAGCTCACCTCGATGCGGGTCGCGCTGATCCTGCTCTTCCTGCTGTCGCTCGGTGCCATCCCGGGCTCGCTGATCCCGCAGAACAGCGTGGACGAACTGAAGGTGCAGACCTTCAAGGAAGCCCACACCACCGTCACCCCGGTCTACGAGAAGCTGCAGCTCTTCGACGTCTACAGCTCGGTGTGGTTCTCCGCGATCTACATCCTGCTGTTCGTCTCACTGATCGGCTGCATCGTCCCGCGCACCGGCCAGTTCATCAGCCAGCTGCGCAGCCGTCCGCCGGGCGCCCCCAAGAAGCTGACCCGGCTGCCGGCGTACACCACCTGGCGCACGGACGCCGAGCCCGAGCTGGTCCGCGAGGCCGCCCTCGGCGTCCTGCGCAAGCGGCGCTTCCGCTCGCACGTCGTGGGCGACGCCGTTTCCGCCGAGAAGGGCTATCTCCGCGAGACGGGGAACCTGCTGTTCCACATCGCGCTGATCGTCATGCTGGTCGCGTTCGCCGGTGGGCAGCTCTTCAAGTCGGAGGGCGGCAAGCTCATCGTCGAGGGCGACGGTTTCGCCAACACGATCACCCAGTACGACGACTTCAAGTCCGGCTCGCTCTTCGACAAGGACGACCTGGCCCCCTTCAGCTTCGACCTGCACGAGTTCGTCGGTACGTACGAGCGCAACGGCCCCCAGCGCGGCACGCCCCGGACCTACGAGGCCAGGGTGACGTACGCCGAGGGCGCGGACGGGGAGCCGAAGAAGAAGGTCATCGAGGTCAACAAGCCGCTCGACGTCGACGGTACGAAGGTCTACCTCAACGCGCACGGCTACGCCCCGGTCATCTCGGTCAAGGACGGGAGGGGCAAGGAGGTCTACAGGAACGCCGTGCCCCTGCTGCCCATCGACAACAACGTCACCTCGACCGGTGCGATCAAGGTGATGGACGGCTACAAGGACAAGGACGGCCGGAAGAGCCAGCTGGGCTTCCAGGCCTTCTTCGTCCCGACGTTCGCCGGTGACGGCCAGGGCACGATGTTCTCGCAGTACCCCGGTCTCGACTACCCGGTCCTCGCGCTCAACGGCTACCACGGCAGCCTGGGCGTCGACTCCGGGCTGCCGCAGAACGTGTACCAGCTCGACACGTCCAAGATGAAGGAATTCAAGGACAGCAACGGGGACCAGCTCAAGAAGCGGCTGCGCCCCGGCGAGACCATGAAGCTGCCCGACGGCGCGGGCTCGATCACCTTCGAGAGCGTCGAGGAATGGGCCAGCTTCCAGATCACGCGCCAGCCCGCCAGCGGCTGGGCGCTCACCGGGGCCGTCGCCGCCATCGCCGGGCTCGCCGGCTCGCTCTTCATCCAGCGCCGCCGGGTGTGGGTGCGGACCGTGCGGGGAACGGACGGCGTCACCGTCGTCGAGATGGCGGGCCTGGGCCGCAGCGAGTCCGCGAAGCTTCCCGAGGAGCTGGCCGACCTCGCGGTCGCGGTCCACACCGTGGCGCCGACCGCACCGGAACCCGACCCCGACCCCGCGCCCGAGACCGAGACCGAGCCCGGACAACCTGCCGAAGAACCTTCCGAAGGGGCTGAGAAGTGA
- a CDS encoding cytochrome c biogenesis CcdA family protein — MLALPIALLGGLVSFFSPCVLPLVPGYLSYVTGVSGTDLAESRRGRTVAGASLFVLGFTVVFVSGGALFGFFGQTLQEYSGTLSRVLGVLMILLGIFFMGLMPWMTQREFRIHKRPVTGLAGAPLLGALFGVGWTPCLGPTLASVNALAFDQATAGRGAILSVAYCLGLGVPFVLAAIAFRRALGAFGWVKRHYAWVMRIGGGMMIVTGILLLTGVWDVLIQEMQVWSNGFTVGI, encoded by the coding sequence ATGCTGGCGTTGCCCATCGCCCTGCTCGGCGGTCTCGTCTCCTTCTTCTCGCCGTGCGTCCTGCCGCTGGTGCCCGGCTACCTCAGCTACGTCACCGGGGTCAGCGGCACCGACCTGGCGGAGAGCCGGCGGGGCAGGACCGTCGCGGGGGCCTCGCTCTTCGTCCTCGGCTTCACCGTCGTCTTCGTGTCGGGCGGCGCCCTGTTCGGCTTCTTCGGACAGACCCTCCAGGAGTACAGCGGGACGCTCTCCAGGGTCCTCGGCGTGCTGATGATCCTCCTGGGGATCTTCTTCATGGGCCTCATGCCCTGGATGACGCAGCGCGAATTCCGCATCCACAAGAGGCCGGTGACGGGGCTCGCGGGCGCACCGCTGCTCGGCGCCCTCTTCGGGGTCGGTTGGACCCCGTGTCTCGGCCCGACGCTCGCCTCCGTCAACGCGCTCGCGTTCGACCAGGCGACCGCGGGCCGCGGGGCGATCCTGTCCGTGGCGTACTGTCTCGGGCTCGGCGTCCCCTTCGTCCTGGCGGCGATCGCCTTCCGCAGGGCACTCGGCGCGTTCGGCTGGGTCAAGCGCCATTACGCGTGGGTCATGCGGATCGGCGGCGGCATGATGATCGTGACCGGGATACTCCTGTTGACGGGTGTCTGGGACGTGCTCATCCAGGAGATGCAGGTCTGGTCCAACGGCTTCACTGTGGGGATCTGA
- a CDS encoding TlpA family protein disulfide reductase: MSSGRALRRRSTLLAATAVAGALTLSACSGDGTEAGGGGNTNFVTGSGGVSTVAKGERTDAPKLDGTTLDGKALDVTDYKGKVVVLNFWGSWCGPCRAEAKHFQKVSQETGDQGVQFVGINTRDPQKSLAVNFEEDFGVTYPSIYDPAGKLLLRFPKGTLNPQAIPSTVVIDRDGKLAARTLAALDAEKLRKMIDPLIAEK; this comes from the coding sequence ATGAGCTCTGGCCGCGCACTCCGACGCCGCTCCACCCTGCTCGCCGCCACCGCGGTGGCCGGTGCACTGACCCTGTCCGCGTGCAGTGGTGACGGCACCGAGGCGGGCGGCGGCGGCAACACCAACTTCGTCACCGGCAGCGGGGGAGTCTCCACCGTGGCCAAGGGCGAACGCACCGACGCTCCGAAGCTCGACGGCACGACCCTGGACGGCAAGGCGCTCGACGTCACCGACTACAAGGGCAAGGTCGTCGTCCTGAACTTCTGGGGATCGTGGTGCGGCCCCTGCCGTGCCGAGGCCAAGCACTTCCAGAAGGTGTCGCAGGAGACCGGGGACCAGGGCGTCCAGTTCGTCGGGATCAACACCAGGGACCCCCAGAAGAGCCTCGCGGTCAACTTCGAGGAGGACTTCGGGGTCACCTACCCGAGCATCTACGACCCGGCCGGGAAGCTGCTCCTCCGCTTCCCGAAGGGCACGCTGAACCCCCAGGCCATCCCGTCGACCGTGGTCATCGACCGGGACGGGAAGCTCGCCGCCCGCACGCTCGCCGCCCTCGACGCGGAGAAGCTGCGCAAGATGATCGACCCGCTGATCGCGGAGAAGTGA